The proteins below are encoded in one region of Ciconia boyciana chromosome 19, ASM3463844v1, whole genome shotgun sequence:
- the ERRFI1 gene encoding ERBB receptor feedback inhibitor 1 isoform X3 codes for MSTAGVAAQEIRVPLKTGFLHTSQGMGSLKTCWGSHSGFENTFFNVDPITVAYNLNPSTEQHLPSIGHSSNPASMNDHSFAESCIQVPSQKSSPPPVSPKNEQPIARYEDHLVPGFSKLSLTMGCVSEETPPHMPIKNGPIQFLSASSNDRSSRPLPPLPISEDCTPDDVDKEVEFLTSSDTDFLLEDYEFPPFKSSAPSRRSFRGCGQINYAYFDTPTGPKQEDANPIQSLNAYIPSIYPPPQQLHRRLRRSHSGPAGSLNKPVVKLSGHLNRSSPNSDEDKPEIPPRVPIPPRALKPDYRRWSAEVASSAYSDEDRPPKVPPREPLSRSNSRTPSPKSLPSYLNGVMPPTQSFAPDPKYVSSKALQRQNSEGSSNRVPCILPIIENGYASLVRR; via the exons ATGTCAACTGCAGGAGTTGCTGCTCAGGAGATTAGAGTCCCATTAAAAACCGGATTTCTTCACACTAGTCAAGGCATGGGGAGTCTGAAAACCTGCTGGGGTAGCCACAGTGGATTTGAAAA tactttcTTTAATGTGGACCCTATAACAGTGGCATATAATTTGAATCCATCAACAGAGCAACATTTACCATCCATTG GGCACTCTTCCAATCCTGCTTCCATGAACGACCACAGCTTTGCTGAAAGTTGCATCCAAGTCCCATCTCAGAAATCCAGTCCACCTCCTGTAAGTCCCAAAAATGAACAGCCAATTGCAAGATATGAGGACCACCTTGTTCCTGGCTTTAGTAAACTGTCGTTAACCATGGgctgtgtttctgaagaaacaCCTCCTCACATGCCAATAAAAAACGGGCCAATTCAATTTCTCTCTGCATCTTCCAATGACCGTAGCTCCAGGCCACTACCCCCTCTGCCTATTTCTGAAGACTGTACTCCAGATGACGTTGACAAAGAGGTGGAATTCCTGACTAGCTCAGATACTGACTTTTTGTTAGAAGATTATgaatttcctccttttaaatCCAGTGCTCCAAGCCGGCGGAGCTTTAGGGGCTGTGGACAAATCAACTATGCATACTTCGATACTCCAACAGGACCAAAACAAGAAGATGCCAACCCTATACAAAGCCTAAATGCATACATACCCAGTATTTATCCTCCTCCACAGCAGTTGCATCGACGTTTGCGAAGGTCCCATTCTGGGCCAGCTGGATCTCTTAATAAACCAGTAGTAAAACTATCTGGACACTTAAACAGGTCTTCTCCAAACTCTGATGAAGATAAACCAGAGATTCCACCAAGGGTTCCCATACCTCCAAGGGCTCTCAAACCAGATTACAGAAGGTGGTCAGCAGAAGTTGCTTCTAGTGCGTACAGTGATGAAGACAGGCCTCCAAAAGTGCCCCCAAGAGAACCTTTGTCACGCAGCAATTCCCGTACGCCAAGTCCCAAAAGCCTGCCATCATACCTCAATGGGGTTATGCCCCCCACCCAGAGTTTTGCACCTGATCCTAAGTATGTCAGCAGCAAAGCTCTACAAAGACAAAATAGTGAAGGATCTTCCAACAGGGTCCCTTGCATTCTTCCGATTATTGAAAATG GATATGCCAGCCTGGTGAGAAGGTAA
- the ERRFI1 gene encoding ERBB receptor feedback inhibitor 1 isoform X2 — translation MSTAGVAAQEIRVPLKTGFLHTSQGMGSLKTCWGSHSGFENTFFNVDPITVAYNLNPSTEQHLPSIGHSSNPASMNDHSFAESCIQVPSQKSSPPPVSPKNEQPIARYEDHLVPGFSKLSLTMGCVSEETPPHMPIKNGPIQFLSASSNDRSSRPLPPLPISEDCTPDDVDKEVEFLTSSDTDFLLEDYEFPPFKSSAPSRRSFRGCGQINYAYFDTPTGPKQEDANPIQSLNAYIPSIYPPPQQLHRRLRRSHSGPAGSLNKPVVKLSGHLNRSSPNSDEDKPEIPPRVPIPPRALKPDYRRWSAEVASSAYSDEDRPPKVPPREPLSRSNSRTPSPKSLPSYLNGVMPPTQSFAPDPKYVSSKALQRQNSEGSSNRVPCILPIIENVTLLRTDSILFD, via the exons ATGTCAACTGCAGGAGTTGCTGCTCAGGAGATTAGAGTCCCATTAAAAACCGGATTTCTTCACACTAGTCAAGGCATGGGGAGTCTGAAAACCTGCTGGGGTAGCCACAGTGGATTTGAAAA tactttcTTTAATGTGGACCCTATAACAGTGGCATATAATTTGAATCCATCAACAGAGCAACATTTACCATCCATTG GGCACTCTTCCAATCCTGCTTCCATGAACGACCACAGCTTTGCTGAAAGTTGCATCCAAGTCCCATCTCAGAAATCCAGTCCACCTCCTGTAAGTCCCAAAAATGAACAGCCAATTGCAAGATATGAGGACCACCTTGTTCCTGGCTTTAGTAAACTGTCGTTAACCATGGgctgtgtttctgaagaaacaCCTCCTCACATGCCAATAAAAAACGGGCCAATTCAATTTCTCTCTGCATCTTCCAATGACCGTAGCTCCAGGCCACTACCCCCTCTGCCTATTTCTGAAGACTGTACTCCAGATGACGTTGACAAAGAGGTGGAATTCCTGACTAGCTCAGATACTGACTTTTTGTTAGAAGATTATgaatttcctccttttaaatCCAGTGCTCCAAGCCGGCGGAGCTTTAGGGGCTGTGGACAAATCAACTATGCATACTTCGATACTCCAACAGGACCAAAACAAGAAGATGCCAACCCTATACAAAGCCTAAATGCATACATACCCAGTATTTATCCTCCTCCACAGCAGTTGCATCGACGTTTGCGAAGGTCCCATTCTGGGCCAGCTGGATCTCTTAATAAACCAGTAGTAAAACTATCTGGACACTTAAACAGGTCTTCTCCAAACTCTGATGAAGATAAACCAGAGATTCCACCAAGGGTTCCCATACCTCCAAGGGCTCTCAAACCAGATTACAGAAGGTGGTCAGCAGAAGTTGCTTCTAGTGCGTACAGTGATGAAGACAGGCCTCCAAAAGTGCCCCCAAGAGAACCTTTGTCACGCAGCAATTCCCGTACGCCAAGTCCCAAAAGCCTGCCATCATACCTCAATGGGGTTATGCCCCCCACCCAGAGTTTTGCACCTGATCCTAAGTATGTCAGCAGCAAAGCTCTACAAAGACAAAATAGTGAAGGATCTTCCAACAGGGTCCCTTGCATTCTTCCGATTATTGAAAATG TAACTCTGCTGAGAACAGACTCTATCCTCTTTGACTAG
- the ERRFI1 gene encoding ERBB receptor feedback inhibitor 1 isoform X1, whose protein sequence is MSTAGVAAQEIRVPLKTGFLHTSQGMGSLKTCWGSHSGFENTFFNVDPITVAYNLNPSTEQHLPSIGHSSNPASMNDHSFAESCIQVPSQKSSPPPVSPKNEQPIARYEDHLVPGFSKLSLTMGCVSEETPPHMPIKNGPIQFLSASSNDRSSRPLPPLPISEDCTPDDVDKEVEFLTSSDTDFLLEDYEFPPFKSSAPSRRSFRGCGQINYAYFDTPTGPKQEDANPIQSLNAYIPSIYPPPQQLHRRLRRSHSGPAGSLNKPVVKLSGHLNRSSPNSDEDKPEIPPRVPIPPRALKPDYRRWSAEVASSAYSDEDRPPKVPPREPLSRSNSRTPSPKSLPSYLNGVMPPTQSFAPDPKYVSSKALQRQNSEGSSNRVPCILPIIENGKKASSTHYYLLPERPPYLDKYEKFFREAEESSSNTEVQSWSGDCTATSAPTKLDSKPRMDIAGHLKRKHLSYVVSP, encoded by the exons ATGTCAACTGCAGGAGTTGCTGCTCAGGAGATTAGAGTCCCATTAAAAACCGGATTTCTTCACACTAGTCAAGGCATGGGGAGTCTGAAAACCTGCTGGGGTAGCCACAGTGGATTTGAAAA tactttcTTTAATGTGGACCCTATAACAGTGGCATATAATTTGAATCCATCAACAGAGCAACATTTACCATCCATTG GGCACTCTTCCAATCCTGCTTCCATGAACGACCACAGCTTTGCTGAAAGTTGCATCCAAGTCCCATCTCAGAAATCCAGTCCACCTCCTGTAAGTCCCAAAAATGAACAGCCAATTGCAAGATATGAGGACCACCTTGTTCCTGGCTTTAGTAAACTGTCGTTAACCATGGgctgtgtttctgaagaaacaCCTCCTCACATGCCAATAAAAAACGGGCCAATTCAATTTCTCTCTGCATCTTCCAATGACCGTAGCTCCAGGCCACTACCCCCTCTGCCTATTTCTGAAGACTGTACTCCAGATGACGTTGACAAAGAGGTGGAATTCCTGACTAGCTCAGATACTGACTTTTTGTTAGAAGATTATgaatttcctccttttaaatCCAGTGCTCCAAGCCGGCGGAGCTTTAGGGGCTGTGGACAAATCAACTATGCATACTTCGATACTCCAACAGGACCAAAACAAGAAGATGCCAACCCTATACAAAGCCTAAATGCATACATACCCAGTATTTATCCTCCTCCACAGCAGTTGCATCGACGTTTGCGAAGGTCCCATTCTGGGCCAGCTGGATCTCTTAATAAACCAGTAGTAAAACTATCTGGACACTTAAACAGGTCTTCTCCAAACTCTGATGAAGATAAACCAGAGATTCCACCAAGGGTTCCCATACCTCCAAGGGCTCTCAAACCAGATTACAGAAGGTGGTCAGCAGAAGTTGCTTCTAGTGCGTACAGTGATGAAGACAGGCCTCCAAAAGTGCCCCCAAGAGAACCTTTGTCACGCAGCAATTCCCGTACGCCAAGTCCCAAAAGCCTGCCATCATACCTCAATGGGGTTATGCCCCCCACCCAGAGTTTTGCACCTGATCCTAAGTATGTCAGCAGCAAAGCTCTACAAAGACAAAATAGTGAAGGATCTTCCAACAGGGTCCCTTGCATTCTTCCGATTATTGAAAATGGTAAGAAGGCCAGTTCAACACACTACTATCTGCTGCCTGAAAGGCCTCCATATTTGGACAAGTATGAGAAATTcttcagagaagcagaagaaagtaGCTCTAACACAGAGGTTCAGTCCTGGTCTGGTGACTGCACAGCCACTTCAGCCCCAACAAAACTGGACTCAAAACCTAGAATGGACATAGCTGGTCATCTGAAACGAAAACACCTGTCTTACGTGGTTTCCCCTTAG